TGGCTTTTGTTTGATGAATGTCTTCTCTCCATGAGTGCTGGCTCATTCACAGGCGGCTTCTCCCCATCAAACTCATGAGATGGCTGCAGAGGCTCGAGAACTTGTATCTTCTCAGCTTTGCTTGCACAGGGGTCACTGAAGTCAGATATCTGACAGTAGAAAGATTAGCTTCGTGAAACTGGATTTGCTGTGTATTGGGAAAGAGAAGCAGCCCTGGAGATCTGATGTATTCTTTACCCGGAAACCCCTGCAAATTCCTCATTGTGCTCTGTTGCCATTGCTGATgcttggtaaaaaaaaaacaaaaaacaacaactttgTTTTATATCAAGTAGTTTCCATCCTCCCTCCACCAATTGCTTCAAGGGAGGCTAGACTCAGCCCCAGCTCCTACAATGACTTCTAGGTCACCTTAGACTCTTGACTATGGTGGCCTCTTTCCTCTTGACTATGATCGATGAGGCAAGATCGTGTGACACATTTCTGGCCAAGGAGATGTGAGAGGGAGCCAGCTGAAggtttttgagaagtgtctcctTACTCTCAAGAAGgaatacataggaaaaaatggCCTTTTCTTCTAGATGTTGTTGTCTAGACATGAGGCCAGCAGCCACTAGTAGCCATAGGAGAACTAGCCCAAAGATCAAGGACAAAGCTGATGTGCTGGGAATGGCAtggcaggaagaaggaaggagctgAGGGCTTTGATGACACTAAGGAGCTGCTGTATTAACCAACTCTGGAGCCACCCTGCCTTTGGACTTCTTGTGATGTAAGACAATCAATTATTCCTATTGATTGAACTATTCTATGTTGAGTTTTCTGGTTTAAAGGGAATTTGAGCTTTTGCTGTTTGATCTCTTGGCCAACACTTTTTTGTTTTGGCCGATACTCTTTGcttctgttgttttctctttacagtccaTTCAGCTGAAAGCATCCTAAAAAGGACTGTCTCATTGGCTCTAGCTGGTCATGTGCCCATTTCTGACCATGCGCTGTAGGGGTGTGACGTGTGATGGGGCTTAGGCTGGATGATCCAGTACCCTTCTGCAGTGAGATGCATTCATCCCATCTGACTTCATGGGCCGAGTGTGGAGGAAAAAGCGTATCTACTGAGAAATGAGGGTATGACTTCTATAAAATAGTGAAATAGATGCTGTGAAACAAACACAGCAGATGTATACTACTTTGTCCTTTGGAATGTGCCCTTTTATTATGGAATAGCCTCAAATTCTGAGTACAGTGGATAGGAAGTAGGCTGTCTATTACTTGGTCTGGTAGCACAGGATACATAACTATGGAGGTGTTTTAGACCAAAGGTAGATCTGCTATGCTATTGACTCATCTAAAAATTCAATGAAAACTTTTCCTGAGTTAGGTTCTCATATCTCTAGCTTTGGAACATAAGCCATTTTGAGGTCATAGCAAAAGACAGTGTGACCCATGGCCAAGACAGACAAAGCACTCAGTTGCTGGATGATCCAGGGCTTCCTGAGGATCCTAGAAAAAGCAGGCAGCTATTTAAGTAGCATGTACCATCCCTCAGGCCCCAGGGTTTTCTGGCACCCTTCTGTCATACCCCCTGAGATTCCGCTGGCCTCATGGCTCTGACTCAGCCTGATATGTAGAAGAGTGGGGCCTCAGGTTAGCCTGTGTCTAGTGATTTCAATTCTGCTGTTGGCTGGAATTCCATCTGTCAAGAAAGTTTTGCAGTCAGCCATTTGAGAGTGGAAGGGTTAGCCCATGAAACTGAATTTCCTGTGTATCTGGAAGGAGAAGCAGCCCTGGAGATCTGACATGTTCTGTGAAAATTAGGGGTTCATTTTGCTATTGCTGGTTAGTCTCTGCTGAACCTAATGTATTTCAacatttgaggattttttttaaaaaaaagaaaaatttctattttttattatgaactTAAGAAACTTCATGGCAAGAAAATCTAATCAACGTTAAACTATTTACTTCCCTCCAAAGTAATTTCCTCTCTGTCAATGCACAGACATGCATTTTTACTTAGTTATAATTAGTGTGAACATACTCGTTTTTGTTTAAGAAAGGTTTTCTTTACCTTGGCATTCAGATTTGTTTTCATAGGCAAAGAAAACACTAGGAAGGAGAAGGAACCTTTGCTGGCAAGTTGGGAGGATTATATGGGGTCATACTATCCCAGAGTTAAAGAAACCTTAAAGGACCCCACATCCCTCTCCGAATCTCTTCCGACGACCCTTCTGTGCTCACAGACGAACCAGAGTGGCCTTTTCACTCAAAGGCCTCTCCAGATCTCCACAGCACCAAGGGTGGAGTTTGGCTCCTAAAGGAGGAATGAAATTCCATCCTCGGTCTGCCAGGGCCTACCTGTCTGTCATGGGCATGCACCATTGCCCCAGCTCTACTGGGCTGTTGGGTCGTCTGATGGTTTTCCCTGCAGAAAGCAAGCAGGAATGAGGCTGTTCTGGACTGGTCTTCCATACCGCTCCTCTCAAGTATCTTCTATTTTCTTAGTGTGATCATACAGCAATGGTTTCGAATCTATCAAAGCATAACATTGCCAGACTCTTTTTTCTGAGTGAAGGAAGTAGCCACGTTGGGTTTAATTAAAAACAGCAACTATTTGTACAGCTGTCCCTGAGTTCATGGCTCATAAAAGGATTAACTTCAGCCTTGCTGCCTAAGTCTTTTGGGAGTGCCACACAAAACTATTTGGGCTTTTCTGGGCAGTGCCAGGCCTGGACCCTGGGGCTTGCTGGTGCTGGTTCATTCACCAGGCTCTCGGTGCTCAAGTGGCACCaagcaaagaaagcagagaagagcAGAACTTCCAGATACACGAGTTCTCCTTTTGTTTGGGGGATGCAAGTCCTCCTTTTGTTTGATGGCTGCTTCAACAGGTTTCTGAAAATTCTCCTCGGGTTAGGAAAGGCTCAGTGTTCCCTTTGCAAGTTTGTCTAGAGTTCTTGGTACTTTTGCCCTAGGGCGGGCCTTTtgcacccccacctcccaggcctcAGTGGTCACTGGCAAGCGTTCTTCGAaggaggtgggggcgggggatCCCGCCGATAGATGCACCCGCACAAAGCAGCACGTTTTCTCATCAAAGCGCTGAAGAGGGGAAAAGAACCAGCGATCAGCATTTCGCTGATTTTCAAGTGCACACCGAGCAGCGCGTCAGGCAGCTTTGGGTCAGAACACGCCAATTCGGAGTTTAGGCAAAGGCAGAGGCCAGCGCGGTCACGGATTCCGAGCGGGGGGCGGGGCCGACCACACACGTTGTGAGACTCGGAGGCTGAGGAGTGCGGGTTAGAAAATGTGACCCTGGCGACTGGTCCACCTGTAAGCGGAGCGTGCCGAGCCGCCAGCGGAGGCGATGGCCAGCCCCGCGCCCTTAGTGGCCTCCATCGGCCACCAAATGGTGGCTCTGCAGACCTTGCAGCTGCTGCAGCAGGAGTGGGGCTGGGGGGACGGTCCGGGCGCCCCCGGGAACCCGGACCACGTGTCCACCGCCCCAGTCGGTCGCTCAGGCCGGCAGCGGGCCTGGCCGGGGCCCGGGCGCGAGGAACGGGGCAGGGGCGTGGGGGCCAGGAATCGGGGGACCCGCACACGGGCTAGCTCCCCAGAGGAGGCGGTGGTGCGGGGCGCGGAGGGGGGCGCTGAGCTACTGCCCTTTCCTCGGGACCGCGGACCTTGCACCCTGGCCCGGATGGCGATGCGCAGCGCGCTGGCCCGCGTGGTGGACTCGACCTCGGAGCTGGTCAGTGTGGAGCAGACGCTGCTGGAACCCCTCCAGCAGGAGCGGTCTTTTCCCATCCACCTGAAGGTTAGTAGTCTGGACTCCGCCATCGCCTCTGGCGTGCAGGGTGCACCCCCATGCTCCAAGGGCGGGGCTGCTGGGATGGCGATGGGTGGGTCGCAGGATCCCAAGCACTGCTGCTAACCGCGTTTCAGCCGgggtgggagaaggaaggggGCGGGGGACACCCTGGGGACTCAGCAGGAGGGGCAGGGAGCCCCAGATTCACCTGAGGCCTGCCTGGCTGCAGAACCGAGATTTGGGGACGGCCTTGCCAAAACCTCCTCCTGGAACTCCTTCCTCTCTCACATAAATCAGCTTCCTGCACTAGAAAGGCCCTTTCCACACGTGCGGCTTGTAGGGATAGAGGACGGCTCCCTGCACCCCCTTTCCAAATTAATAACGCTTCCTCCAGAGCCTTAAATACACTTACTAAGTCCCTTTTGCCTTTTGTATGATGAAATcatctacatttatttaaaattccttcACATTCATGAATCACAATTATTTTTTGCATAAATCCAATTCCCCACAGAGCTGAGGGGTCTTACAGAGTCAACCTAAATTCTCATAAAGTGGGGTGAGAGCCGGGTGGGTCCCGGGTGTTGAAGCGTAAATACTAATGCTAAACTCTTGCTAAGTCACCCAGCTCATATAGGTAGGGCACATTTCCTCTTAAGGTACCAAACTGTGCTAGCCAATTTAGCCCAGGAACGAAGCAGCTGCCTCCCAGCCTGAGTGAAATTGCAGAAATCTGGGGGGCTGGGTTTCAGTCCTGGACTTGCCATTAACTAACCTAATTGGTTTAAGGTCACAAATCTCTCCAAGACCTTCTGGCTTTCAGATTTTGACCAGGAGCGTTGCTGTATTGATTCCCCTGAGGCATCTAGCAGAAGGGAGCTGGGAAGGGGTGATGAAGAGAGCTTAGAGTATGTCTCAAGAGTTGCTGTTTTGTACAAGCCAAGGTTTGGAAAAAGTTACTATACATTAAGTTGCACTCACTATacactgtaaaatatttatttaaaatcaaacatAATAAAACCTATTATATACCCAAGTAGGTATTGGTTCTCTACATCAGGGTTTCTCAGTCTCTGTACTTTTCACATTTtggcctggctaattctttgttaTCGGGGGTTGTCCTGTGTATTACAGGACGTTTAGCAGGATCTCTTAGTCTCTGCCTGTTAGATGCCAGCAGCTAGTCCTCCCTGCAAGTTGATGCagctaaaaatgtctccagacactgccaaggGTGGCGGCATGGGTTGGGTGGGAGGCAATATgagaagcactttttttttttttttcttttttggagatggagtctcgctctgtagctgaggctggagtgcagtggtgtgatcttggctcattgcaacctccaccttccagtcctggttcaagcaagtctcctacttcagcctctcaagtagctgagattacaggcaagagccaccgtgcccagctaatttttgtattttttagtagagacagggtttcaccatgttggccagtctggtcttgaactcctgacctcatgatccacctgcctcagccccccaaagagctgggattacaggcatgacccactgcgcccggctgagaaACACTTCTACACTCACTTTAGAAAGTTAGAAAATGAAGCGGCATTTCACCAAATGGTCTCGAGTGtaagatgtactttttttttttagtatcaccccaaaatttttaaaatcttgtcaaTTAAACTATGATACACCATTGATTCTAAGTTGCATGCTaatttaagggattttttttttttttttgagacagtgtttacCTGTGTTGCCATGGTACAGTGCAGTAACCACTCACAGGTGTGATCCTAACACTACAGCCTCAAGCcctaggctcaattgatcctcctgcctcagcttcctgagtagctgcagctACAAatatgtaccaccacatctggcttattttagggatttttaaaaaacatgaataaaagtgcattttaaaatagctgaATTATGAAGTGACTAATGATGTTAGTAGCACATACAGAGCATAGATAAAGCCGGCAAAAGGAGAGACTGAATGATCAGTTTTACCTCAGGTGACCCtggaaggcttctcagaggaggcagcgtttaaaaaaaaaaaatccatgttattttatttaaaaggaaaactctTTCAGGGGAATCCTTTGCTCAAGGCCCAGCAGCACTGAAAGTGCTTGAGGCTCTGGAGGAACTGCAATTAAGTTCaatgtggcagaaggcaaaaactAATGCTGGAGACACAAACGGGGGCCAGTTAGGAAAAGGCCTGTGTATCATGCTAAGGACCTTGGATTGCCTTGCAAGCAGAGGATAGGTAAATCACGGAAGTGTGGATAAATCACAGAAGGGTAGGTTTCAGTTTGAAAGTCAGGCACAAGACAGTTACCTAAGGGCTTGACCCAACTCAGCAGCAATGGACTAAACCCCATGTCCTCTGCTCTGGAAGCAGTCCACTATAAAACGATGCCATTTTAGCTCAATGCCACAGTCCCTTCTACTTGGAAATCCTTTTAACCCTTTCCAATTGACTTTGGATTCTACACATTTTCCATCTTCCTGAAGCCTCCTTCATCCAAACCTCACCCCTCTCACACCTTtctgaggaaattgaggccagtGGACACACATACCTTTCTCTACCTAAAAAATTGCATTTCTACTAATCTTCattcttgtctctaaaaattaaatgctGCCTCCCATCTCCAAGTATATTCATGTTAATTTCACTGGAGCAAATCTTTCACTTGCCCCTGGATCTGTTTCTATCaattttttctctccttatatTTACTACTGCTCGCGCTCTCTCTGCTGACCCTCTTGGTCCATAAACATGCTCAAAGCTTTCTTTACTTCCCACCCTGTGAGTCCCCATCCTTGCCTTCCTTGTCATGAGCAAACTTTGAAGACACTGAGATGTGTTGCTGCCACTTTCTAGAAGCAACCAGCTACTGGAGTCTGCTGTTCACCTGTGGGGGAATAATGAGTTTTAGGGTCCGGGAACAGCCAGGGCTTTcaagagagaagcagaaagcagTTTCTCTGCATGATTTGTTCCCTTGGCAGCCTCTAGGAATTTTGATTGGTTTGCTTTTACAGAACAGGTAATATCTCCGTTTCGTTTGTAGATTAATGATTACACAGCACTTAGACTTGAGGAGATGGCATTCTGTCTTTCCAGGAGGCTGGTTCTACAGACTTGTCTTCCTTAATACTAATGTTAATTCAAGTGACTTGGAAGggtgttttgtatatttttaaattaggaacATACAGATTTTATACAGCAGAATGATTTCAGTAGGATTTCTGTGAATGGAGTAACAATTGTGTATCACTTAGAAGTCTGTGGGAACATCCCCAACATCAGATCTCTTTGGTGGTGTTACTTACCACAGAGGGTAGgagggagacttgcttgaactaaAGCCCATGACCCAGATGACAGGCATTAGGGATCCTGCAGTGGagacagcacagcacagcagtcAAGTCCCCTGGAGCATGTCAAACCTACTCTGTCACTTCCTGCCATAGGCCCTTGGGTAAGTTATttagcctttctgtgcctcagtttcctccctatATACTGCAGATAATGGTATCTAACCTAAAGCGTTACTGAGATGATGCATTTTGTCAGGGGCTTCCCAAAGTTAGTCTCCATCTATCTGAGCTATTatgattaccattattattactgttaacaAGGCGAGGCCTCGTGAATTCTTATTGATTGTTATTTGTGTGAATTCTATTATTGATATTAATGAATATGATCCATGAACTCTGTGTCTACTTTTCTGGAACTATTGACAAAAGCAGACTTAGGATGACCCAAAGAGATTTCCAGGAAGCCTCCACTATCTAGAGGTCAGCTTTAGCCTCATGCCTAGTGACACAGGAGGTGTCACCAGTGAGTGACTCACTGATCAATCCACCAGAAGGTTAAGGCAGTGACATTTGCAgacatgaaggcagaaaaatTCTCACCACAATGataacagacatttaaaaatagtattttactctTTAATTAACGAAACCAACACAATATTCCTTTTGAACACTTAGAAATTATCATACACATGCAAACACTCATGCAAGGAGTTTCTTCATGGTGGATGAAAAATGATTAACAGTACTGAATCTTATTAAATTTGGTGGAGAGGGTAGATTTAACCGgcttaacaaacatttataacaggaggaaactgaggctctagaGGAACTGAGGGCTTTGCTCAAGACCATGTGGCTAAGAAGTGATGGGTTTTATCTAAC
This window of the Saimiri boliviensis isolate mSaiBol1 chromosome 16, mSaiBol1.pri, whole genome shotgun sequence genome carries:
- the DLEU7 gene encoding leukemia-associated protein 7 isoform X1, with product MASPAPLVASIGHQMVALQTLQLLQQEWGWGDGPGAPGNPDHVSTAPVGRSGRQRAWPGPGREERGRGVGARNRGTRTRASSPEEAVVRGAEGGAELLPFPRDRGPCTLARMAMRSALARVVDSTSELVSVEQTLLEPLQQERSFPIHLKDSVEFRNICSHLALQIEGQQFDRDLNAAHQCLKTIVKRLIQSLANLPSDAHVVACASLRQILQNLPDI
- the DLEU7 gene encoding leukemia-associated protein 7 isoform X5 encodes the protein MASPAPLVASIGHQMVALQTLQLLQQEWGWGDGPGAPGNPDHVSTAPVGRSGRQRAWPGPGREERGRGVGARNRGTRTRASSPEEAVVRGAEGGAELLPFPRDRGPCTLARMAMRSALARVVDSTSELVSVEQTLLEPLQQERSFPIHLKRT
- the DLEU7 gene encoding leukemia-associated protein 7 isoform X3; translation: MASPAPLVASIGHQMVALQTLQLLQQEWGWGDGPGAPGNPDHVSTAPVGRSGRQRAWPGPGREERGRGVGARNRGTRTRASSPEEAVVRGAEGGAELLPFPRDRGPCTLARMAMRSALARVVDSTSELVSVEQTLLEPLQQERSFPIHLKISSVGKEEEEL
- the DLEU7 gene encoding leukemia-associated protein 7 isoform X4, with product MASPAPLVASIGHQMVALQTLQLLQQEWGWGDGPGAPGNPDHVSTAPVGRSGRQRAWPGPGREERGRGVGARNRGTRTRASSPEEAVVRGAEGGAELLPFPRDRGPCTLARMAMRSALARVVDSTSELVSVEQTLLEPLQQERSFPIHLKVIVAAGRQN
- the DLEU7 gene encoding leukemia-associated protein 7 isoform X2 gives rise to the protein MASPAPLVASIGHQMVALQTLQLLQQEWGWGDGPGAPGNPDHVSTAPVGRSGRQRAWPGPGREERGRGVGARNRGTRTRASSPEEAVVRGAEGGAELLPFPRDRGPCTLARMAMRSALARVVDSTSELVSVEQTLLEPLQQERSFPIHLKVHFQLFKNSRCVHS